A single genomic interval of Ruminococcus sp. NK3A76 harbors:
- a CDS encoding metal ABC transporter permease, protein MGEMIDKLSLYFSYPFVRYALIVGLLIALCSSLLGVTLVLKRFSFIGDGLSHVAFGAMSLAAVLPVMIKDIAAGISSSGDVPEGARTIADALSKVSNNYIVLPITLLAAVLLLRPGKNAKIKGDAAVAMISVGALAIGYMLMNRFPTSSNISGDVCSTLFGSTSILTLKEDDVRLCLIMAVVVILIFVLFYNKIFAVTFDENFSKATGVKADGYNLLIAIVTALIIVLAMNLVGSLLISALIIFPSLSAMRVFKSFRSVIICSAVISVICAAVGILASILLSTPVGSTIVTADIAVFFVFYITGKITKRA, encoded by the coding sequence ATGGGCGAGATGATAGACAAGCTGTCGCTTTACTTTTCCTACCCGTTTGTAAGGTATGCGCTCATTGTCGGGCTTTTGATAGCGCTGTGCTCGTCGCTGCTCGGCGTCACACTGGTGCTGAAGCGCTTTTCGTTCATAGGCGACGGGCTTTCGCACGTTGCGTTCGGTGCTATGAGCTTAGCGGCCGTGCTGCCTGTGATGATAAAAGACATAGCAGCAGGCATATCTTCCTCGGGCGACGTGCCTGAGGGGGCAAGAACCATTGCCGACGCACTCTCAAAGGTAAGCAACAACTACATCGTGCTTCCGATAACGCTGCTTGCGGCCGTACTTCTGCTGCGTCCCGGAAAGAACGCCAAGATAAAGGGCGATGCGGCGGTGGCTATGATATCCGTGGGGGCTTTGGCGATAGGCTATATGCTCATGAACCGTTTCCCGACCTCGTCTAATATCTCGGGCGATGTATGCTCGACGCTTTTCGGCTCGACATCTATCCTGACGCTGAAAGAAGACGACGTGCGGCTCTGTCTTATAATGGCTGTAGTCGTGATACTGATATTCGTGCTGTTTTACAACAAGATATTCGCCGTCACCTTTGATGAGAACTTCTCAAAGGCCACAGGCGTAAAGGCAGACGGCTACAACCTGCTCATAGCTATAGTCACAGCGCTGATAATCGTGCTTGCGATGAATCTTGTGGGCTCGCTGCTTATCTCGGCACTGATAATCTTCCCGTCGCTGTCGGCGATGAGGGTGTTCAAGAGCTTCCGCTCGGTGATTATATGCTCGGCTGTCATATCTGTGATATGTGCAGCGGTGGGCATACTTGCATCGATCCTTCTCTCGACACCTGTCGGCTCGACTATCGTCACGGCGGATATTGCGGTGTTCTTTGTATTCTACATCACCGGCAAGATAACCAAAAGAGCGTAA